The genomic region TAACCGTTAGCACCGGTAAGTAGTATGCGCATTTGAGAAATTTGATCTTCAAATTATAAATTAAATTGCTACTTTCACCTCTGATTAGTAAAACTTTATTAAATGAATAACGTGCTCAAATTTGTTCTGCTCATCATTGGGATAGGGCTTATTGGCTATGGGTTGTATGATATTCTAACTCCTGAATTTTCCATCGATGCTGGACCCCTTCAGGTAGAAGCTCATGGTGATAACACACAATCTTATGCAATGATCGCATTTGGAGTGCTCGCTCTGGTAGGAGGTTTAGCATTTGGCAAGCGTTAATTACAGACTTATTGTTCTGAAGATATTGATCACAGAGGAACTTATATATTCAATTCCAATGGCGATCACAATAAAACCTATGATTCTGGAAATAGCATTAATCCCAGATGCACCAAGCATGGAAACTATATAATAGGAGCTTCTAAGAACGAGCAGCGTAGCTAAACAAACACTAAAAATTGCTCCTACCGCAATCATTTTCTCATTCCAGGTCGCATATTCCTCGTATAATCCAATCAAAAAAGATATGGAGCCAGGGCCAGCAAGCATAGGAATGGCCAGTGGAGTGAGCGATACGCCATCACGCTGAAAAGCGTCTTCCTGAACCTTCGGCTTATCCATACCTTTATGCTTAGCAAAAGAGCCAGTTAGCAAGGCAAAACCAGAAGTAGTAATAATTAAGCCTCCAGCAATTCTTAAAGAATCGAGGCTTATTCCGAAGAAATTAAGGATATATCTGCCAGTAAAAAAACTTATAAGCAGGATCACGAAAATATTGATCGCTGTAAGGAGGGAAGTACGAGACCGCTCAGATTTAGTGTCCTCTTTGGTAAGTCCAACGAAAATAGGGACAGTGCCCAGGGGATTGATCACAGAGAACAAAGCAGCGAAAACATAAATGAATAGTTCCATTGATTTTTTTCCGCAAATGTGCATCGATAAACGATTTTCCGCGGAAAGTTGAAATCAATTTTAGGTTAAGGAATTGTTTCGAAATTCGCTTGGAATTACACATTTATAAGTCATCGATCTGCGTAGGAGCATTGTCGGTCTTGTAGTTGATAATTTTCTGGAAGAACTTATGAATACCGGGCTTGTCTGCCTTGACCTTGATGAAATGATGATCCCTGTAAATACTATATTCATCAGCTTTTCCTTTATATAGATTTAATTTGTAATAAGGAATCACGAGAGCGTAAGTTTCAAGTAGTGATCTAAACATTACGATAATCCCGTTGCCTCTCATTTCAACATTGCAAACATTGGCATTATTATCTAAAATGAGCAGGTTGTAGATTTCTATACTGGAGGAAGTTATCTGTAATTTTGGAGATCCTGAGCCACGAAGTTTGACCCGTTCCATTAGCGTAAATGGTTTTCCTACTTCAGCACTAATCTTTTCTGAGATCGCAGGACGATTGTAAGAGATATTAATTAGCATTTCTTTTTTCCTAAATATAAGGATTTGCGCTAAAAGGCTGGCGACCGGAACTTCAATTCTTTTTATCTTTGCGCACTTAATAGAATACAAAACAGGCATAAAAGCGTTGAAAATGACCATAGAACAAATTCTTGCAGCAAAAG from Christiangramia sp. OXR-203 harbors:
- a CDS encoding MarC family protein, with the translated sequence MELFIYVFAALFSVINPLGTVPIFVGLTKEDTKSERSRTSLLTAINIFVILLISFFTGRYILNFFGISLDSLRIAGGLIITTSGFALLTGSFAKHKGMDKPKVQEDAFQRDGVSLTPLAIPMLAGPGSISFLIGLYEEYATWNEKMIAVGAIFSVCLATLLVLRSSYYIVSMLGASGINAISRIIGFIVIAIGIEYISSSVINIFRTISL